One Trichomycterus rosablanca isolate fTriRos1 chromosome 12, fTriRos1.hap1, whole genome shotgun sequence DNA window includes the following coding sequences:
- the hnrnpa3 gene encoding heterogeneous nuclear ribonucleoprotein A3, with protein sequence MEGRESKEPEQLRKLFIGGLSFETTEDSLRAYFEKWGMLTDCVVMRDPGNKRSRGFGFVTYSCVTEVDAAMAARPHKVDGRLVEPKRAVSREDSNKPGAHMTVKKIFVGGIKDDTEECHIREYFEQYGKIESIDIMEERSTGKKRGFCFVTFDDHDTVDKIVVQKYHTINSHNCEVRKALPKQEMVSNQRYRGGMGGNYMGRGGNYGGGNFGRGGYEGSRGGYGDDGYDGFGGNGGNYGGGPGYGGGREGFGGGPGYGLQGGGDGYGGGYDHYNDSRNFGGNFGGGGGGNYNDFGNYGGQQSNYGPMKGNNYGGKNSGAPYGGGYGSGGGGGYGSRRY encoded by the exons GGTAGGGAGAGTAAGGAGCCAGAACAGCTTCGAAAGCTGTTTATTGGTGGTCTAAGCTTTGAGACAACAGAGGACAGCTTACGTGCTTACTTTGAGAAATGGGGCATGCTCACAGACTGTGTG GTGATGCGGGATCCAGGGAACAAGCGGTCACGTGGCTTTGGCTTTGTCACGTATTCTTGTGTTACTGAGGTAGATGCAGCCATGGCAGCTCGGCCCCATAAAGTGGATGGTCGTCTTGTCGAGCCTAAACGGGCTGTTTCCCGTGAG GACTCAAACAAACCAGGGGCGCACATGACAGTGAAAAAGATATTTGTTGGTGGGATTAAGGATGACACTGAAGAGTGTCACATACGAGAATACTTTGAGCAGTATGGAAAAATTGAGAGCATCGACATAATGGAGGAGAGATCAACAGGCAAAAAGAGAGGGTTCTGCTTTGTCACTTTCGATGATCATGACACTGTAGATAAAATTGTTG TTCAAAAATACCACACCATAAACTCTCATAACTGTGAGGTCAGGAAAGCACTACCAAAACAGGAAATGGTTTCTAACCAGAGGT ATCGTGGTGGTATGGGCGGTAATTATATGGGCAGAGGAGGCAATTATGGAGGTGGAAACTTTGGTAGAG GTGGCTATGAAGGAAGTCGAGGAGGCTATGGGGATGATGGCTATGATGGATTTGGTGGAAATG GTGGAAACTATGGTGGTGGCCCTGGCTATGGGGGTGGGCGTGAAGGATTTGGTGGAGGCCCTGGTTATGGTCTCCAGGGAGGTGGTGACGGCTATGGAGGAGGATATGATCATTATAATGATAGCCGAAACTTTGGTG GGAACtttggtggaggaggaggtggaaACTACAATGACTTTGGGAATTATGGAGGACAACAGTCAAATTATGGCCCAATGAAGGGGAATAACTATGGAGGAAAAAACTCTGGTGCACCATATGGAG GTGGCTATGGTTCAGGGGGTGGTGGTGGCTATGGCTCAAGGCGATATTAA
- the nfe2l2a gene encoding nuclear factor erythroid 2-related factor 2a: protein MMEIELPKMHPSQQDMDLIDILWRQDIDLGAGREVFDFSYRQKEVQLQRQKELEEEKRLQRVREQEQALLAQLQLDEETGEFVPRAAPPNNTVTQPNTAPAEISQNVAFPEENGDAMSFDECMQLLAETFPLVDTAEPAPPCLDPSIPAPTDSTHLMMPGEIPMLSQNPLMPSPMDQTWMDLQLCLNLPEMLDMSGYMNTNQSVDVQESNCNQYLSKLSDITTSPADMCPPEYINTYDGAFTNVVPPSLNQMSLKASDVNEGFGPDEICDVFYPELEAKVHGVAVPCEERNTDEQLEELSKVALMKPMDLHSLSPGNFSTEKSEAMSEFPDSDSGLSLETSSKMSSPGKSLQGDGSYGFSDSEIDEMEGGPGSMESDYAEMFPLIFQSDSPQHSLLENSGMTLLQEGTTTQSKTDQVEASGYAKQPFTKDKQRKRSESRLSRDEERARVLQIPFAVELIINMPVDDFNELMAKHKLNEAQLALVRDIRRRGKNKVAAQNCRKRKMENIMGLEYELDSLKDEKERLTKEKSENSSSLRKMKQQLNSLYLEVFSMLKDEQGNSYSPNEYSLQQTSDGSIFLVPRVKKTLVKSN, encoded by the exons ATGATGGAGATTGAGTTGCCAAAAATGCACCCAAGTCAACAG gaTATGGATCTGATTGATATCCTGTGGAGGCAGGATATAGATCTGGGAGCAGGCAGGGAAGTGTTTGACTTCAGCTACAGGCAGAAGGAGGTGCAGCTGCAGAGGCAGAAGGAGCTGGAGGAGGAGAAGAGGCTGCAGAGGGTGAGGGAGCAGGAGCAGGCACTGCTGGCACAGCTGCAGCTCGACGAGGAGACCGGAGAGTTCGTACCTCGAGCTGCACCTCCAAACAATACCGTGACGCAGCCTAACACTGCGCCTGCTGAGAtctcacag AATGTGGCCTTTCCAGAAGAGAATGGAGACGCCATGTCATTCGATGAGTGCATGCAGCTGTTGGCTGAGACGTTTCCACTAGTAGACACGGCGGAG CCTGCTCCTCCTTGTCTGGATCCCTCAATTCCTGCCCCTACAGACAGCACGCACCTAATGATGCCTGGAGAAATACCCATGCTTAGCCAGAACCCCCTGATGCCTAGTCCAATGGACCAGACCTGGATGGATTTGCAA cttTGCTTAAACCTCCCAGAGATGCTGGACATGTCAGGATATATGAACACTAACCAGTCAGTGGATGTCCAGGAGTCCAACTGCAATCAGTATCTGTCTAAACTAAGCGACATCACTACCAGCCCTGCCGACATGTGCCCTCCTgagtacataaacacatacgaTGGGGCTTTTACTAACGTAGTGCCTCCCAGCCTTAATCAAATGAGCCTGAAAGCCTCAGATGTAAACGAAGGCTTTGGACCAGATGAgatctgtgatgtgttttacCCAGAATTAGAAGCTAAAGTCCATGGTGTTGCTGTTCCATGTGAAGAGAGAAACACTGACGAACAGCTGGAAGAGCTCTCAAAAGTGGCTCTGATGAAACCCATGGACCTGCACAGCCTCTCTCCTGGTAACTTCAGCACAGAAAAATCTGAAGCCATGTCGGAATTTCCAGATTCAGATTCTGGATTGTCCCTGGAGACCAGTTCAAAAATGAGCTCTCCCGGGAAGTCTCTGCAGGGAGACGGCTCCTATGGATTCAGCGACTCGGAGATCGATGAGATGGAAGGTGGACCTGGAAGCATGGAATCAGACTATGCTGAAATGTTTCCCCTAATTTTCCAAAGCGACAGTCCTCAACACTCACTCCTGGAGAATTCTGGCATGACCCTGCTGCAAGAGGGAACCACTACACAGTCAAAAACAGATCAGGTGGAGGCAAGCGGATATGCCAAGCAACCCTTCACCAAAGACAAGCAGAGGAAGCGTTCGGAGTCGCGCCTGTCGCGTGACGAGGAGAGAGCAAGAGTCCTGCAGATTCCGTTTGCCGTGGAGCTGATCATCAACATGCCCGTTGACGACTTTAACGAGTTAATGGCCAAACACAAGCTGAACGAGGCGCAGCTCGCACTCGTGCGCGACATTCGACGCCGCGGCAAGAACAAGGTGGCGGCGCAGAACTGCCGCAAACGCAAGATGGAGAACATCATGGGCCTGGAATACGAGCTGGACTCGCTCAAGGATGAGAAGGAGAGGCTGACGAAGGAGAAGAGTGAAAACAGCAGCAGTCTGAGGAAAATGAAGCAGCAGCTCAACTCGCTGTATCTGGAGGTGTTCAGCATGCTGAAGGATGAGCAGGGAAATTCATACTCCCCTAACGAATACTCGTTACAGCAAACCTCAGACGGAAGCATCTTCCTGGTCCCTCGCGTCAAAAAGACTCTTGTTAAGAGCAACTAG